A portion of the Camelus dromedarius isolate mCamDro1 chromosome 35, mCamDro1.pat, whole genome shotgun sequence genome contains these proteins:
- the ZPBP gene encoding zona pellucida-binding protein 1 isoform X6, with amino-acid sequence MSGVYTCFLQYKPTVEAVVRNLPLKYVIYAYREPHSYYQFTARYHAAPCNSIYNISFEKKLLQILSKLVLDLSCEVSLLKSECHRVKMQRAGLQNELFFTFSVSSVDTDKGPKPCTGHNCESSKRLAKAKNLIERFFNQQVEVVGRRAESLPEIYHIEGTLQMVWINRCFPGFGINVLKHPKCPECCEICSRRLTAKTATQSKEIITVTQKNSVDFWRAGWKYEQRGTQRDSEAVAAFHVWPESSPDRCSVLTFITRYIHVSFFFFLCVTFHSKKVKNLNLPLKLEHCNTEGILKKNKRSQVFISPTFRHFLCVWLSPDLCLHEFTTLTEPSINGSQER; translated from the exons ATGAGCGGCGTGTACACGTGTTTCCTGCAGTACAAGCCGACTGTGGAGGCGGTGGTCAGAAACCTGCCGCTGAAGTACGTCATCTACG CTTACCGGGAGCCCCATAGCTACTACCAGTTCACGGCCCGGTACCACGCGGCCCCCTGCAATAGTATTTAtaacatttcttttgagaagaaacTGCTTCAGATTTTAAGCAAACTGGTTCTTGACCTTTCCTGTGAAGTTTCCCTGCTGAAGTCTGAGTGCCATCGCGTTAAGATGCAGAGAGCCGGTCTGCAAAATGAGCTGTTCTTCACGTTTTCAG tttcctctgtaGACACTGACAAAGGACCCAAGCCATGTACAGGCCATAATTGTGAATCTTCCAAAAGACTAGCTAAG gCTAAAAATCTCATAGAGAGATTTTTCAATCAGCAAGTGGAAGTGGTGGGCAGACGCGCAGAATCCCTGCCTGAGATTTACCACATCGAAGGCACTCTCCAGATGGTGTGGATTAACCGCTGCTTCCCCGGGTTCGGGATAAACGTCCTGAAACACCCAAAGTGTCCTGAGTGCTGTG AGATTTGTTCACGAAGACTAACAGCTAAAACTGCCACGCAGTCCAAGGAAATCATTACCGTAACACAGAAGAATAGTGTTGACTTCTGGAGGGCGGGGTGGAAGTACGAACAGAGAGGAACACAGAGGGATTCTGAGGCGGTGGCAGCGTTCCACGTGTGGCCTGAATCGTCCCCAGACAGGTGTTCTGTGCTGACATTCATCACACGGTACAttcatgtctcttttttttttttcctgtgtgtaaCATTTCAtagtaaaaaggtaaaaaatttaaatcttccTTTAAAGCTTGAACACTGTAACACTGAAGGCATACTCAAGAAAAATAAACGTTCACAAGTGTTTATTTCTCCGACATTCAGACATTTCCTTTGTGTGTGGCTATCACCTGATCTTTGCCTTCATGAATTTACCACTCTAACAGAGCCATCAATAAATGGCTCGCAGGAACGATGA
- the ZPBP gene encoding zona pellucida-binding protein 1 isoform X3 has product MLIRKVGDLLRLPRGFRYTQDSAKIVGSPGFPVKVYVLLHRKSPHVLCVTQQLRNSELVDPSFQWHGPKGKIVSENSTTQITSTGSLVFQNFEESMSGVYTCFLQYKPTVEAVVRNLPLKYVIYAYREPHSYYQFTARYHAAPCNSIYNISFEKKLLQILSKLVLDLSCEVSLLKSECHRVKMQRAGLQNELFFTFSVSSVDTDKGPKPCTGHNCESSKRLAKAKNLIERFFNQQVEVVGRRAESLPEIYHIEGTLQMVWINRCFPGFGINVLKHPKCPECCEICSRRLTAKTATQSKEIITVTQKNSVDFWRAGWKYEQRGTQRDSEAVAAFHVWPESSPDRCSVLTFITRYIHVSFFFFLCVTFHSKKVKNLNLPLKLEHCNTEGILKKNKRSQVFISPTFRHFLCVWLSPDLCLHEFTTLTEPSINGSQER; this is encoded by the exons TGAAAGTGTACGTCCTGCTCCATCGGAAGAGCCCGCACGTGTTGTGTGTCACGCAGCAACTCCGGAATTCCGAGCTGGTGGACCCGTCGTTCCAGTGGCACGGGCCGAAAGGGAAAATTGTTTCAG AGAACAGCACCACGCAGATCACATCCACGGGGAGCCTGGTGTTCCAGAACTTCGAGGAGAGCATGAGCGGCGTGTACACGTGTTTCCTGCAGTACAAGCCGACTGTGGAGGCGGTGGTCAGAAACCTGCCGCTGAAGTACGTCATCTACG CTTACCGGGAGCCCCATAGCTACTACCAGTTCACGGCCCGGTACCACGCGGCCCCCTGCAATAGTATTTAtaacatttcttttgagaagaaacTGCTTCAGATTTTAAGCAAACTGGTTCTTGACCTTTCCTGTGAAGTTTCCCTGCTGAAGTCTGAGTGCCATCGCGTTAAGATGCAGAGAGCCGGTCTGCAAAATGAGCTGTTCTTCACGTTTTCAG tttcctctgtaGACACTGACAAAGGACCCAAGCCATGTACAGGCCATAATTGTGAATCTTCCAAAAGACTAGCTAAG gCTAAAAATCTCATAGAGAGATTTTTCAATCAGCAAGTGGAAGTGGTGGGCAGACGCGCAGAATCCCTGCCTGAGATTTACCACATCGAAGGCACTCTCCAGATGGTGTGGATTAACCGCTGCTTCCCCGGGTTCGGGATAAACGTCCTGAAACACCCAAAGTGTCCTGAGTGCTGTG AGATTTGTTCACGAAGACTAACAGCTAAAACTGCCACGCAGTCCAAGGAAATCATTACCGTAACACAGAAGAATAGTGTTGACTTCTGGAGGGCGGGGTGGAAGTACGAACAGAGAGGAACACAGAGGGATTCTGAGGCGGTGGCAGCGTTCCACGTGTGGCCTGAATCGTCCCCAGACAGGTGTTCTGTGCTGACATTCATCACACGGTACAttcatgtctcttttttttttttcctgtgtgtaaCATTTCAtagtaaaaaggtaaaaaatttaaatcttccTTTAAAGCTTGAACACTGTAACACTGAAGGCATACTCAAGAAAAATAAACGTTCACAAGTGTTTATTTCTCCGACATTCAGACATTTCCTTTGTGTGTGGCTATCACCTGATCTTTGCCTTCATGAATTTACCACTCTAACAGAGCCATCAATAAATGGCTCGCAGGAACGATGA
- the ZPBP gene encoding zona pellucida-binding protein 1 isoform X4, which produces MKVYVLLHRKSPHVLCVTQQLRNSELVDPSFQWHGPKGKIVSENSTTQITSTGSLVFQNFEESMSGVYTCFLQYKPTVEAVVRNLPLKYVIYAYREPHSYYQFTARYHAAPCNSIYNISFEKKLLQILSKLVLDLSCEVSLLKSECHRVKMQRAGLQNELFFTFSVSSVDTDKGPKPCTGHNCESSKRLAKAKNLIERFFNQQVEVVGRRAESLPEIYHIEGTLQMVWINRCFPGFGINVLKHPKCPECCEICSRRLTAKTATQSKEIITVTQKNSVDFWRAGWKYEQRGTQRDSEAVAAFHVWPESSPDRCSVLTFITRYIHVSFFFFLCVTFHSKKVKNLNLPLKLEHCNTEGILKKNKRSQVFISPTFRHFLCVWLSPDLCLHEFTTLTEPSINGSQER; this is translated from the exons A TGAAAGTGTACGTCCTGCTCCATCGGAAGAGCCCGCACGTGTTGTGTGTCACGCAGCAACTCCGGAATTCCGAGCTGGTGGACCCGTCGTTCCAGTGGCACGGGCCGAAAGGGAAAATTGTTTCAG AGAACAGCACCACGCAGATCACATCCACGGGGAGCCTGGTGTTCCAGAACTTCGAGGAGAGCATGAGCGGCGTGTACACGTGTTTCCTGCAGTACAAGCCGACTGTGGAGGCGGTGGTCAGAAACCTGCCGCTGAAGTACGTCATCTACG CTTACCGGGAGCCCCATAGCTACTACCAGTTCACGGCCCGGTACCACGCGGCCCCCTGCAATAGTATTTAtaacatttcttttgagaagaaacTGCTTCAGATTTTAAGCAAACTGGTTCTTGACCTTTCCTGTGAAGTTTCCCTGCTGAAGTCTGAGTGCCATCGCGTTAAGATGCAGAGAGCCGGTCTGCAAAATGAGCTGTTCTTCACGTTTTCAG tttcctctgtaGACACTGACAAAGGACCCAAGCCATGTACAGGCCATAATTGTGAATCTTCCAAAAGACTAGCTAAG gCTAAAAATCTCATAGAGAGATTTTTCAATCAGCAAGTGGAAGTGGTGGGCAGACGCGCAGAATCCCTGCCTGAGATTTACCACATCGAAGGCACTCTCCAGATGGTGTGGATTAACCGCTGCTTCCCCGGGTTCGGGATAAACGTCCTGAAACACCCAAAGTGTCCTGAGTGCTGTG AGATTTGTTCACGAAGACTAACAGCTAAAACTGCCACGCAGTCCAAGGAAATCATTACCGTAACACAGAAGAATAGTGTTGACTTCTGGAGGGCGGGGTGGAAGTACGAACAGAGAGGAACACAGAGGGATTCTGAGGCGGTGGCAGCGTTCCACGTGTGGCCTGAATCGTCCCCAGACAGGTGTTCTGTGCTGACATTCATCACACGGTACAttcatgtctcttttttttttttcctgtgtgtaaCATTTCAtagtaaaaaggtaaaaaatttaaatcttccTTTAAAGCTTGAACACTGTAACACTGAAGGCATACTCAAGAAAAATAAACGTTCACAAGTGTTTATTTCTCCGACATTCAGACATTTCCTTTGTGTGTGGCTATCACCTGATCTTTGCCTTCATGAATTTACCACTCTAACAGAGCCATCAATAAATGGCTCGCAGGAACGATGA
- the ZPBP gene encoding zona pellucida-binding protein 1 isoform X2 yields the protein MAASAPGRARRGWRRARAAGSPLSPAAVVLLLSASAVLAPPSVKVYVLLHRKSPHVLCVTQQLRNSELVDPSFQWHGPKGKIVSENSTTQITSTGSLVFQNFEESMSGVYTCFLQYKPTVEAVVRNLPLKYVIYAYREPHSYYQFTARYHAAPCNSIYNISFEKKLLQILSKLVLDLSCEVSLLKSECHRVKMQRAGLQNELFFTFSVSSVDTDKGPKPCTGHNCESSKRLAKAKNLIERFFNQQVEVVGRRAESLPEIYHIEGTLQMVWINRCFPGFGINVLKHPKCPECCEICSRRLTAKTATQSKEIITVTQKNSVDFWRAGWKYEQRGTQRDSEAVAAFHVWPESSPDRCSVLTFITRYIHVSFFFFLCVTFHSKKVKNLNLPLKLEHCNTEGILKKNKRSQVFISPTFRHFLCVWLSPDLCLHEFTTLTEPSINGSQER from the exons TGAAAGTGTACGTCCTGCTCCATCGGAAGAGCCCGCACGTGTTGTGTGTCACGCAGCAACTCCGGAATTCCGAGCTGGTGGACCCGTCGTTCCAGTGGCACGGGCCGAAAGGGAAAATTGTTTCAG AGAACAGCACCACGCAGATCACATCCACGGGGAGCCTGGTGTTCCAGAACTTCGAGGAGAGCATGAGCGGCGTGTACACGTGTTTCCTGCAGTACAAGCCGACTGTGGAGGCGGTGGTCAGAAACCTGCCGCTGAAGTACGTCATCTACG CTTACCGGGAGCCCCATAGCTACTACCAGTTCACGGCCCGGTACCACGCGGCCCCCTGCAATAGTATTTAtaacatttcttttgagaagaaacTGCTTCAGATTTTAAGCAAACTGGTTCTTGACCTTTCCTGTGAAGTTTCCCTGCTGAAGTCTGAGTGCCATCGCGTTAAGATGCAGAGAGCCGGTCTGCAAAATGAGCTGTTCTTCACGTTTTCAG tttcctctgtaGACACTGACAAAGGACCCAAGCCATGTACAGGCCATAATTGTGAATCTTCCAAAAGACTAGCTAAG gCTAAAAATCTCATAGAGAGATTTTTCAATCAGCAAGTGGAAGTGGTGGGCAGACGCGCAGAATCCCTGCCTGAGATTTACCACATCGAAGGCACTCTCCAGATGGTGTGGATTAACCGCTGCTTCCCCGGGTTCGGGATAAACGTCCTGAAACACCCAAAGTGTCCTGAGTGCTGTG AGATTTGTTCACGAAGACTAACAGCTAAAACTGCCACGCAGTCCAAGGAAATCATTACCGTAACACAGAAGAATAGTGTTGACTTCTGGAGGGCGGGGTGGAAGTACGAACAGAGAGGAACACAGAGGGATTCTGAGGCGGTGGCAGCGTTCCACGTGTGGCCTGAATCGTCCCCAGACAGGTGTTCTGTGCTGACATTCATCACACGGTACAttcatgtctcttttttttttttcctgtgtgtaaCATTTCAtagtaaaaaggtaaaaaatttaaatcttccTTTAAAGCTTGAACACTGTAACACTGAAGGCATACTCAAGAAAAATAAACGTTCACAAGTGTTTATTTCTCCGACATTCAGACATTTCCTTTGTGTGTGGCTATCACCTGATCTTTGCCTTCATGAATTTACCACTCTAACAGAGCCATCAATAAATGGCTCGCAGGAACGATGA